GATCCAAAAAGAAACCTTATTGGAGATGATGAACACGGATGGGCTGCTGACTCAGTTTTCAACTTTGAAGGTGGATGTTATGCCAAGACAATTGACTTAACTGCCGAAAAAGAACCCGATATTTTCAATGCAATTAAAGAAGGTGCTCTTCTTGAAAACATTGTATATACTGAAGGTACTAACCAAGTGGATTTTACACGCTCTGACAAAACAGAAAACACACGTGTAAGTTACCCAATTTACCATATCAACAATATTCAAACACCATCTGCTGGTCCAAAACCTAAGAATATTTTCTTCTTAACTTGTGATGCTTTTGGTGTATTGCCTCCAATTTCAAAATTGAGTTCTGCTCAAGCTATGTTCCATTTTATCTCTGGATACACAGCCAAAGTAGCAGGAACGGAAGCAGGAATCACAGAACCACAAACTACTTTCTCAGCATGTTTTGGAGCTCCATTTATGCCACTTCACCCAACTTTTTACGCAGAAATGCTAGGAAAGAAAATGGAAGAGAACGACGTAAATGTATGGCTTGTTAACACAGGATGGACTGGTGGTGAGTACGGTGTAGGATCTCGTATGAAACTAGGTTACACACGTTCTATGATTACCGCAGCTCTAGAAGGAGACTTAGATAAAGTGGACTACGTACAGCACCAAGTTTTTGGATTGAATATGCCAGCAACTTGTCCTAATGTACCAGACGAAATTCTTTCTCCAAAGAATACTTGGTCCGACAAAAATGCTTATGATGAAAAAGCTAATGAATTAGCTGAAAAATTCTTGAGCAACTTTGACCAATTCAAAGAATATGCAAATGAAGAAATCCTTTCTGGAGCACCAAAGGTGAACGTATAAGGAAAAGCTTCAAAAAAGCGATCATAAATTCAAAAGCTATCCATAAATTTGGATAGCTTTTTTTGTGTCAACGAAAATCAATAAATCATGGATCATTACGGAAAACTATATTTTGTACCTACACCCATAGGAAACTTAGAAGACATGACTTTTAGAGCCATAAAGGTCTTAAAAAAAGCAGATGAAATATATGCAGAAGACACCCGAACGACCCGAAAACTATTGAATCATTTTGAAATAGAGAACAACCTACTCTCCTTTCATCTGCACAATGAACATAAACTGGTGGATAGCATTCTTGCAAAGCTAAAACAAGGAAGAACACTCGCTCTAGTTTCTGATGCAGGAACACCTGCCATTTCAGATCCTGGATTTTTACTCTCACGTGCTTGTGTTCAAAATTATATTGAAACAGAATGCCTTCCCGGTGCAACAGCTTTTGTTCCAGCACTAGTAAAAAGTGGTTTTCCTTGCGAAAAATTTGTATTTGAAGGATTTTTGCCGCCCAAAAAAGGAAGACAAAGTAAACTCCTATCTTACCAAGAAGAAAAACGAACCATTGTTCTATATGAGTCTCCGCATAAAATTGCCAAAACTGTCAAGCAAATTGTAGAATTTATCGGTCCCGATAGACAAATTGCCATCTGTAGAGAAATCTCAAAATTATATGAAGAATGCCTTAGAGGAACCGCTGAAGAGCTCGCTGAAATATTGGCTACCCAAAAGCTAAAAGGAGAAATTGTTCTTTTAATTGCACCCTCATCGTTCCAGTTTGAAATGGAATAAAAAATAACTTTATATACATTTTACGAATACCAATAGCTCTCCAAAAGAGACAAATATCACCGTAATAGAACTTTAAAAAACTGTGTTAAGTTATTGTTAACTAATAAAAAAGAACACTATAATTTTAATAAAAATAACTAATTGTTTTTCAGACACTTATTTCAAGCTCTATCAAAAGTTAAAAATTCAACAAAAATCCCTAAAAAAAGTTAATAAATAAGTAAAGAAAAGGGTTTGCAAAATTCCCCAAGTCGCCATAGATTTGCCCATCACTAAATTGAAAAAACAACTCAAGATGAAAAAAACAGTATTTAGTTTTCTTATCATGTTAGTCTTTTTGTCATTTGAAGCCATGGCACAAGGAATTGTAACAGGTAAGCTAGTTGATGCCTCATCAGGGGAGACACTGATTGGAGCAAACGTAGTAGAAAAAGGAACTTCAAACGGAGTAGCAACAGATGCCTTCGGTAAGTTTAAATTAAACGTATCAAACAACAATGGTACACTCGTATTGTCTTATGTAGGATATCAAGACAAAACTGTTTCCTTTGCTTTATCTAATGGAAAAGCAAATATGGGAACTGTGAAGATGTCTGCAGACGGAAAACTTGGAGAAGTAGTACTTGTTGGTAAAGGAATTATTGACTTGGCAGAGGATAGAAAAACACCTATAGCTGTTTCTACAATTACTCCTGAAATAATTAAAGCGAAAGCTGCAAACAACGATTTACCAGAGCTTATTAAATCAACACCTTCTGTACAAAATGTAAAAGGTGGTGGATATGGTGATGGTCAAGTTTTCCTTAGAGGTTTTGACCAAACAAACACTGCATTCCTATTAAACGGACAACCGATTAACGGAATGGAAGACGGAAAAATGTATTGGTCTAACTGGAGTGGAGTAATGGATATTGCAAACGCAATCCAAGTTCAAAGAGGATTGGGATCTTCTAAACTTGCCATCTCTTCAGTAGGAGGAACGGTAAACATTGTAACCAAGACTGTTGACACTAAAGAAGGTGGATTTATCGGTGGAATGGCTGCAAACAATAACTATATGAAAACCAATGCGTATTATTCTACAGGATTGATGGATAACGGGTTGGCTGTATCGGCTATGTTAGGTCATTGGCAAGGAGATGGATACATTGATGGAACTGTAGGACAAGGTCAAACGTACTTCTTATCTTTGGGATACAAGCCTTCTGAAGAGCACGTATTCAACTTTTTAGTTACTGGAGCACCACAATGGCACGGAACTTCAAGACATCAAACGATCACTAAATTTTATGATGCAGATAAATTAGGAGCACAAAGCCTTAGCGATCAATTACAAGAAAATAGAAGATGGAGCAATAACTACGGATATTACAAAGGAGAATTATATGCTGGTGGTAGAAATTTCTACCATAAACCAATCGTAAACTTAAGTTGGGACTGGACAATTGACGACAAAAAAGAACTTTCTGTAACAGGTTATGGTTCACTCGGTCGTGGTGGTTTCGCTTTTGGAAGTGGAATTGACAGAAACTCTCAAGGTCTTTATGACTATGATGGTGCAGTTGATGCAGGAAAAGGATACACAAAGGCATCAGTAAATGCTCACAACTGGTATGGTGTTCTTGCCAATATGAATATTGAATTGAATGACAATTTAGAATTGAATATTGGAGCAGATGGACGTTTCTATAACGGACAACACTATCGTGTAGCTACAGATTTCTTCGGTGTAGATTCTATTTCTCAAGAAAACAGAAGCATTGGAGAATATGCTGTAAAGAATACACAAGGATTTAACCCATGGGGGTCAATTCCATTTTTTAGCGATATAGCTAGAAAAGATAGAATGGACAGAAATTTCTCAGAAGATATCAACTATTTTGGAGCTTTTGGACAATTAGAATATGCGAAAGACAACTATTCTTTATTCTTACAAGGAGCAATCTCAAACCAATCTCACCAAAGACATGGTTTCTGGGGTACTACAAAAGACGTATTAGATCAAGGATTGGGTGATTCAGAAAAAATCACAAACTTAGGATACAACCTAAAATTAGGAGGAGCTTATAATGTGACTGATCAAGACAAAGTATATACAAACTTCGGATACTACTCTCGTCAGCCTTTCCATGATGACTTGTTTGTAAACAATAATTATTCAAACGTTACGAACCCACTTACTGTTGATCAAAATCAAGAAATCACAGGTATTGAAGCAGGATATAAGCACGTAGGTGATGTTCAGGTAAATGCCAATGTTTATTATACACAATGGGACAACCGTGTGATGAATGGTGGAGGTATTGATAATGACAAAGATGGTGTTGATGATCAATTCTCAACTGTTGGACCAATCTCTCAAACACACTATGGTGCTGAACTTGAATTGATGTCGCAACTTACTGACAAACTTAGTGTTTCGGCATACCTTTCTTTAGGTGATTGGAGATATGGTAGTAATGGAGTAGCAAGAACAGTTTCTGACGATCCTGCAAATGCTGAAAAATACGGAGATACAACACAAATCGTTTACTTGGATGGTGTAAAAGTAGGAAATGTAGCACAAACTACTGCTGGTATTGGTCTAAATTATGAGGTAACAAAAGAACTATCAATGAATGCTAACTACAACTATTATGCAGATATGTATGGTAATACAACAAGAGTTGAGGCATTTATTAATGAAGACCACAAAGGAGCAATTAAGCTTCCAAGCTATAGCACAGTTGATTTAGGTGTTCGTTATAACGTTGAGCTAAAGAATGGAAATTCAATTGATGTTAACTTGAATGTAAATAATGTATTCGATAAACTATACATTGAGAACATTAGAACCAACAACCATATTGAAACAGACTCAGAAGGTCAATGGAATGGGGTAGATGTTTCTAACCAAGTTAAATGGGGTTATGGAAGAACTTGGAATTTTGGGGTTCGTTACAACTTCTAAATAAATTTCAATTAGAAAAATACTTCTAAAATATTTTAAACCACCTATCGAAAGATTAGGTGGTTTTTTTGTTATTTAAATTAAAATATTGATTTACAACACTGTAATAAATAACAAAAATTCGTTAAAACAACTAATAAAAGTTATATTAAACAAGAACATTAATATAGTTTTGTTTTTATATTTGATTCAAAGAAGAATATAGATGACTGAACATCAATTTTATATAACTAAACGTATTTCATTCTAATTTCCTCTAGAGAGCATATTAACTTTAAAGAAAATTTAAAATTTATATGTCTTATGAAAAAACTATTACTATCCACACTGTGCATAATGATAACCTCTACAACATTCGGGCAAATCGGGATAGGAACGACGATTCCACATTCCTCTGCAATTTTAGAAGCATCTTCTAATAATAAGGGACTTCTCATTCCAAGAATTTCTTTAAATGGAAGTAATGATATAACCACGATAAGTAACCCAGCCACCTCACTTTTAATATTTAATACAAATACAGTAAATGGTACACATTCTCTACAACCTGGATATTATTATTGGAATGGTAGCAAATGGAATCTTTTATTAACAGGTGAAGACCATAATCCCATCTGGACACAAAATTCTAGTAATGAAACCACCTCATTAAATCATTTATCAGATGGCAGTACAACAAGAAATGCAGACAGTAATTTATTTATTTCCGATAAGGGCCATCTAGGAATAGGAACAGAAAACCCACAAGGAAGAATAGAAGCACATACAAAAACAGAAGATATACTTTTTGTACGTTTCAACAATCAACTAGAGAATGATTTAGATATTGATATGATTCGTTTTAAAGAAAACTCTACTAGCAATGTTACCGAAGAAAACATCAGTGCAGGTGGTTTAAGATTTCGTTTAGCCTCCAATGTTCTAAGCCCTCCATCTGTGGATGCTTTAGACAAAATTCCGCCCATCGCCGAGATTAGATCGTTGGCAGACTCAATTGTAACACCCACTAGTACTCCAGGAAGACTAGAATTTAGAACCACTCCTGCAGGAGAAAACCGACCTCAAACCAATATGGTTATCAACCATAGAGGAAAAGTGGGAATAGGAATCGTAAAGCCCGAAAAATATTTACATATTGAGGCAAAGAACGATAGTATAATGGTTGAAAACTTAGCAGGAAATGGCGATGTAATGGTCATCAACAATGCTGGAAAAGTTTATAAAGGTCGAGCAAATTCATCATTCGCCATAGAAAGAGTCATTCATTCCAATTATACCGTTACGATAGAAGATGAAATCATTTTGGCTGATGCCATGAACGGAGCACTTACGGTTACCTTACCCGCAAATCCTCCCTCGGGAAAAAAATTTATTATCAAAAAAATTGATCTTAGCACGAACCTAGTAAGTATTTCTAGTACTGCAACGATAGACGGGAGTGCCATGCAAATTCTTAATGCTCCTTTCAAACTGATTTCTATAGTATTTAGTGATAATCAATGGTATGTGATTTCTCAGTAATCAATTCTAGCCGCTAATGACAAATACCTTACTAAATATCTTATAAAGGTACTGATATACAACAAAGAATTTAAAGAAACGCTTGTCGTTTCTTTAAATTCTTTGTTGTATGTATTAAATCTATAATAAGATTTAGGCAAACCTAAACATTTCTCAATCAGGTGCCTGAGACTATTTTATATTTTTATTCCAGACATGATAATAATATTGGGTTTGCTCTAACTGGTAACCACAACTTTCATAGAATTTACAAGCAGGAATATTTTCACCTTGAGTAACCACTTGAAGTTCTTTAAATCCTAAATTATCCACCCACTTTTCAGCAGAACTCATTAAAGATTTACCAATACCTTGACCTCTATATAACCCATCTACTGCTATTAAGCCAATATCTGCACGTCCTTTAGTTTCCTTTAAGGTTACAAATCCTGCTAAACCTCCTTGAGCTTGAAAACCTAGTACATCAAAAGCTAATTCTCTATTGATGGAATTTTGAATCCACAACTGATACAATTCTTCAAATTTTCCTTCCTCAATATTCTTGTCAACATTAAACCTAGAATATTCACCACTTTGGATAGCGATATTCAAAATTCTATCATTAGGACCAAATTGTTCAATACTCGTAACAGCTGGATTAATCGTTTTTAAAGAATCTACCGTTTTTAAATAAGTTACCTTACGATCAACAAATTTTATTTCCAAATCTTTATGATCAAATTGGGAAAAATCCATTTCCTCTGAACTTGCAAGATAACATAATTTGTAATTTTCATCAAGAATCGTATTCAAAGCTTCGTTTATTTCAAACATACATGAAGTCTCAGCTCTTATAAACCCAACTTTATATCTAAAAAATTCGGAATCCCATTCTAATTTCTTTATCATCTCTCAGCTATTTTAGAACCTCTATTGATGAAAATGAATTAGTTAGAGAATGTTTTCCAAACCTACCATACCATCTATAGAGTTATTTTACCAATTAGCATTAAACTACTTACCATAGGTAATTTCAACAAAGATATGGTTTTGATTCCTATTACATCTGATGTATTTAATTTTATATACTGATGTATTTATTTTTATATACTACCTATCGTAAATCATTCACCTAAATCTTGAAAATGTTCTTCTGAAAAAAAGATTTCATACAAAATATTCCCCAGTAATTCCTCCATCCGTTCTAAAGATGTAGCATAAGGCAATGATGAAGACAAAGGCTGTTTCTCCATGGATCGGATAAACCAAATCCCTACAGATACTTGAGAATTATTACTATTCTGACTTCCATAAAGCACTAAATAAAACAGTACTTGGAGCGTTTTTGCATGTTTTTTGGGATTCCCCCAGAAAGTTTCAAATATTTTTTTTGTAGTGAGTTGTTCTACTTTCCCTGTTTTATAATCCAATAAACGAACTTCCCCATTAAGTTGATCCACTCGATCTATATACCCTTTTAGCTTCACAGGAAATGGTATTTTCTCAAACTTCTTTTCTATTTCCAATTTCATTTCATTGGCAATAATTAGAAGTTCATTTCCTTGCTGGACGACCTCTAAATCTGTATAAATTACCCGATCAACAAAGCGTTTTGCTACTTGAATCTGCAGTCTATTTTGTGCCTGATCTAAATAGACTCCATTTCCCAATTTTTCAAATTCTTCACGAAGGAAAGTGCTACTTTGTTTAAGGTAAGACTTAAGAATTTCCTCTGAAAGAGGCACCCCTATATTTTGATTATACAAACGCTCAAGGCTATTATGAATCACTGTTCCGAGTTCGTTTATGGCGATATTTTCATTTTCTTCCTCATCACGAATACCCAAAACATAGTTTCTGTAAAAAGCTAAAGAACTATAAAAATAACTATTAATCCAAGAAGCTGAAATTCCTTTTTTTGCCCAAGAAATCAATTGTTCCTGAGAAAATTGATCACGGGCATATTCCACCTCTAAAGTCTTTGGGAATTTCTTAAAACTAAAATGATGTTCTTGTATTTCTGCGGATAAGTGAGGGTGATGCTTCCACTCTTGTATCAGCTGCATTACAAACCTGCTCACCTGACTTCCTCCTGTGGTATCTACATTAGAATTGTACACAAAAACCACTTCTTTTACACGCTGAAGCAAACGGAAAAAATGATAAGCATAAACGGCATCGTTTTCAATATGCGTAGTAAGTCCATAATGTTTTTTCAGCTCATAAGGAATAAAACTGTCCTGACTTTTCCCTTTGGGCATCACTCCTTCATTGATATTGCTAAATACGATTCGATCATAGTCTAATAATCTCGTTTCTAGCATTCCCATTATCTGGAGTCCCCCAATAGGATCACCCACAAAATCTATCTGTTGTTGAGAAACGACTTTTTCTACCAATAACTGAAAAGTATTAAAATCATTGATTAAACTCGAAAACTCCTCAACAATTACTGCCATTTGATCCCAAATCAAAAAGAATTCATATAAAAATTCTTTTTCCAATGTTTTGATTTGAGGGTTTTTCTTCACTAATTCTATTGCTTGAAACCCCAGTTTGAGTAAATCCTCATTACTTTCTATTCTTTGAAAGAATAATTGCAAAACATTCAGTTGATTTTTTTCTAATAAATCATTCCAAAAGGCTGCACCAGACCACCATCTATTTTGTTTTTTTACCTCCAAGAAAATCTGTTTTGTATCAAAATGACTAAAAAAAGGATGAGAAAACAAAGTCTCTATAGTGGGAAGATAATAACTACCTTTCTTGGTTTTAACCAATGCCAATATTGATTTTATAAACTGCATGGTGGGACTGGCAGAAAGTGGAAATCCCATTGTAATATTTACCGAAGAAATCCCATCAGGAAGTCTTGACAAAAAAGGAAAAAGAGCTTTTTCGTCACAAAGAACATGAGCCGTTTTGTGCTGTATTTCGCCCGCTTCTTTCCATTTATTTAACTGGTGGCTACACACTTCCATTTGCTGATATATCCCATTGGCAGGAATGACTTTCATCTGTTGTTTTCCCGCTCTGAAATAACTTTTTTTCCAAGGAAAATCTTTTGGGATAAACTCTCGCCATTGCTCCCAATACTTTCTTATAAACATTCCTGTTTCTTGGTGTATATCTTGGAGCATATCATGATCTATATCCCACAGAATTTGTGCCTTTTTATGACGAATGTAAAAATCAAAAATTTGTTCTTCCGCCTTGCTCAGCGCATTAAATCCTATAAAATAAATAGGCGTATTTTCTTGAGCCTTTTCACGAATACTTTCGGCAATAGTCCTCAGCTGTTTCCCAGAGTAAGTCCAAGCTCTTTTTTCTAGTTTTTGATGAAAAATATGATGAAGTTGGTGAGCAATTTTCCAAAACTCTTCATGTTTTTGCTTTAACAAACTATTTTTATGAAAAGCCTCTATACCCAACTGCTCACTCCAGGCATCAATCTCCGAAAAATCTTGTAAATGATTCAACAAGGCAGATACATCTGCCATGCTCTTTTCCATTTCATTAAAATCTGCCAAAAGCGTATTTGCCCATTTTATAAAACTACCAAAATGTTCTTTTTCTTCTATTTTTATTTCCTTATAAGACTCAAAAAGTAAAGCTTGTAATCTTAAAGGATGCACCACCGTTTGATCCGATTTTTCGGCTAACCAATCTTGAATACTTACAATTTTTGGTAAAGCACTAGGTAAAGGTAAAATTTTGGCAAATTCTTTTTTTAGAAAAACACCGATTCTTTTTCCAGGAACTACCAAAATAACCTCCTCCATTTGAAGTTCTTTCTTGGCAATATATTGTGCTACATTTTTTATAAAATTATCCATTAACCTACAGTTTTAATCACTAATTTTTCTATATAAATTAAACAAGATTTAGTTATTCTAAGCCCTGATTTCTCTAGAATAGCTCGATATTTTTCTACCTGATGCTCATGCTCCACTTTTGGCTTTCCTGTTTTATAATCCAATAATAGATAGTCCCCATTTGGGCGTTTTACCAGTCTATCTGGTCTAAACAAAGCTCCTTGTGAATCTAACCAATCCCTTTCATTATAAACGATATTTTTGGGATCAAAAAAGGCATCCATCTCTGGCAATTCTAGTAATTTTTTGATTTTTGCATACCATTCTTCCTGAATATTTTCGGGCACCCATCGGTGAGCAAAATAATTTCTTAGAGCATGATCTACTTCATTCCTATGCTCTATACTCGCCAAAATATCATGGAGTGCATTTCCTGTTTCTTGTGCATCAAACCTTGTGAAATGATCGGGCATTTCCCCTATTTTCTCTGCTATGAGAATTTGCTCACTCCAAGAAGCATTTAATGCGGAATTTATTTCTTTTGTTTCTCCTTCATTTGCTTTCTTTTCTGGCACTTTCTTATGATGTTTTTCTCCAAATATTACCACAGGATTTTCTATTTCACTAAACGGAAAATGGTTTAACAATCTTTGTGGCAAATCTGTTTCTTGGGTTCTGTTGGTATAAAAATTTAATAAATACAATTCTGTTTTAGCTCGTGTACATGCCACATAAAAGAGGTTCGTGGAATCCGAAAAATCTTCGGCTTTCTGTTGGGCAGACACTTGAGCAAATTCTTTGATCATTTCTTTAGGAAAAGTCTCCAGAATTTTCTTTGAATAATTTGTATAAATTTCTGGAATTTCTTCATGAATATTTGAAGGATACCAATGCTTATTTTTTGCAGTAGAAGCCGTCCAAGAATTCATAAATGGAATAATAACCACAGGGTATTCTAGTCCTTTGGACTTGTGTATTGTTTGTAAAACAATGGCATTTCCTTTATTTTCGAGATCTATTTTCCATTTTTCTTCCATTTTTAGACCCGTTTTTACAAAATCCGCTAGATTGAGCCTTCCATATTTTTTTTCTTGGAATGCATTTTCAAGAAATTGCATAAGGTAAAGATTGTTTTGTAGACCTAAATCCAAAATCAGTTTTTCAATCAATTCTGTATAACTGGTTTCTGCGTGAGTGGGAAAAGGAAAGCCCAATGCCTCAAACTGTTTATCTAGTGTAAGATTTTGATGCTGTACAAACCATGCTCCATAACCGTCATGATGTTTTATATGATACAGATTATACAGAATTTGTTCCACTAAAATTGGGTTCTGATTTCCTGATAAATATTGTAGAATTTTGAACAGTAATTGTACCTGCGAATCAGAGAATACCAACAGACTTTCGCTATCTACAAAAGGGATTTCCTGAGCAAGTAAGAGCTCTGAAATCGCTTGAATATCTTTATTTTTCCTAAACAAAATACTGATATCTCCATAAGAAAATCCCCTACTCAAATTATCCTCAATGATGGATAGAATTTTTTGGGCATTGGTTTCGTTTATTTCTTCAGTCTCTACGCTGGCGTGAGTGATTTCCACAAAACCTTGACGGTTTTTGTAATGTATTTTTTGTTCTGCTTGCTGATAAATTTCTTTCCAACTTTCTTGAGGAAACTCCTGGCTTACCATTTTTGCAAAAAGCTGATTGTTAAAATCTACAATCACTTCATCACTTCGCCAATTGGTGTCCAAAAGTGGGGCATCTTCCACTTGAAAAGCTCCTTGATTTCGTTCTTTTTTTAGTCCCAAAAGAATTCCTACATCACCTCCTCTAAAGCGATAAATAGACTGCTTAGCATCACCAATGAGCTCTACTTGATAACCTTTTGAAAGGATATTTTCTAATAAAGGAAAAAGATTATCCCACTGAGCATTAGAAGTATCTTGAAATTCATCTATAAAAACGTATTCATAATATTCACCCATCTTGAGAAGCATCATAGGAATATCCGAAGTTTTTACAAAATTCTCTAGAATCGTATTCAGGTAACTCAATGGTAATAATGACTCTTGACTCAGGTAATCCTCCATATATTTCAAAAGTAGATACTCCAGCTCAATATTTCTCAGTTGACTAATAAGTTTTTGAAGATGAATGAGGTGCAACAAAAGTCTTCGGATATTTTCCGCATATTCATCAAAAAAAGAAGCCATTTGCCCTTGTGCTTGTTCAAAAATCGCTAAGTTTTTTTTGCTAAAAAACACTTTATCCTCCAGTCTTTTTAGAAAAGTTTTAAAAGCACCTTCTGCAATTTTTTTCTTCCAATCCCCAGGTGTTCCTAAAATAACTTTTACGCATTTTGCATTGCGTTGGAAATCTGTCCAAGCAACTTCATTGGTTCTCAAAACCTCTACAAATCCACTCTGGATCGTATCTAAAGCGGCTTCTATCTCTTTTTGTTCTTTGTCTAAATTCTTTCTAATGCTTTTTAATTCATCAAATGATTGAATATCAAATAAATATTGGTATTTTTTACGATATTCTTCACGTACCAAATTACCTGCAATTTCACCCAATTGATACTTTAAATTCCATGATTTTCCATCTTGAAGTAGCTCCGAAATAAATTGTTGGATATATTCATCAAATCCCTTGTTTTCATTGATTTGCTCAATAAGTTCATTTATAGAATAATCAAACCATTCTTGATAATCTGCTAAGATTTCAAAACTTGATTTAAGTCCTACTTCAAACCGAATAGAACGAATGATTTTAAGCATGAATTTATCAATGGTAGAAACGGCAAAGTTTGAATAATTATGAAGA
This genomic interval from Flavobacteriales bacterium contains the following:
- a CDS encoding GNAT family N-acetyltransferase, which codes for MIKKLEWDSEFFRYKVGFIRAETSCMFEINEALNTILDENYKLCYLASSEEMDFSQFDHKDLEIKFVDRKVTYLKTVDSLKTINPAVTSIEQFGPNDRILNIAIQSGEYSRFNVDKNIEEGKFEELYQLWIQNSINRELAFDVLGFQAQGGLAGFVTLKETKGRADIGLIAVDGLYRGQGIGKSLMSSAEKWVDNLGFKELQVVTQGENIPACKFYESCGYQLEQTQYYYHVWNKNIK
- the pckA gene encoding phosphoenolpyruvate carboxykinase (ATP) translates to MTETGKRSSKFQISELGIKDATVYWNLDPKELTARTVEKGQGTIADSGALAIDTGKFTGRSPQDRFIVKDDITKDAVWWGDINIPFEAANFDKLYHKMMEYLSGKEIYARHAFACADENYKLPVTVINEYPWSNMFVYNMFIRPEGNEIENFDTEWKVINAPGFFANPSEDGTRQENFAVLSFSKKMILVGGTGYTGEIKKGIFSALNFILPYQKDVLAMHCSANVGKDGDTAVFFGLSGTGKTTLSADPKRNLIGDDEHGWAADSVFNFEGGCYAKTIDLTAEKEPDIFNAIKEGALLENIVYTEGTNQVDFTRSDKTENTRVSYPIYHINNIQTPSAGPKPKNIFFLTCDAFGVLPPISKLSSAQAMFHFISGYTAKVAGTEAGITEPQTTFSACFGAPFMPLHPTFYAEMLGKKMEENDVNVWLVNTGWTGGEYGVGSRMKLGYTRSMITAALEGDLDKVDYVQHQVFGLNMPATCPNVPDEILSPKNTWSDKNAYDEKANELAEKFLSNFDQFKEYANEEILSGAPKVNV
- a CDS encoding PD-(D/E)XK nuclease family protein codes for the protein MDNFIKNVAQYIAKKELQMEEVILVVPGKRIGVFLKKEFAKILPLPSALPKIVSIQDWLAEKSDQTVVHPLRLQALLFESYKEIKIEEKEHFGSFIKWANTLLADFNEMEKSMADVSALLNHLQDFSEIDAWSEQLGIEAFHKNSLLKQKHEEFWKIAHQLHHIFHQKLEKRAWTYSGKQLRTIAESIREKAQENTPIYFIGFNALSKAEEQIFDFYIRHKKAQILWDIDHDMLQDIHQETGMFIRKYWEQWREFIPKDFPWKKSYFRAGKQQMKVIPANGIYQQMEVCSHQLNKWKEAGEIQHKTAHVLCDEKALFPFLSRLPDGISSVNITMGFPLSASPTMQFIKSILALVKTKKGSYYLPTIETLFSHPFFSHFDTKQIFLEVKKQNRWWSGAAFWNDLLEKNQLNVLQLFFQRIESNEDLLKLGFQAIELVKKNPQIKTLEKEFLYEFFLIWDQMAVIVEEFSSLINDFNTFQLLVEKVVSQQQIDFVGDPIGGLQIMGMLETRLLDYDRIVFSNINEGVMPKGKSQDSFIPYELKKHYGLTTHIENDAVYAYHFFRLLQRVKEVVFVYNSNVDTTGGSQVSRFVMQLIQEWKHHPHLSAEIQEHHFSFKKFPKTLEVEYARDQFSQEQLISWAKKGISASWINSYFYSSLAFYRNYVLGIRDEEENENIAINELGTVIHNSLERLYNQNIGVPLSEEILKSYLKQSSTFLREEFEKLGNGVYLDQAQNRLQIQVAKRFVDRVIYTDLEVVQQGNELLIIANEMKLEIEKKFEKIPFPVKLKGYIDRVDQLNGEVRLLDYKTGKVEQLTTKKIFETFWGNPKKHAKTLQVLFYLVLYGSQNSNNSQVSVGIWFIRSMEKQPLSSSLPYATSLERMEELLGNILYEIFFSEEHFQDLGE
- a CDS encoding TonB-dependent receptor encodes the protein MKKTVFSFLIMLVFLSFEAMAQGIVTGKLVDASSGETLIGANVVEKGTSNGVATDAFGKFKLNVSNNNGTLVLSYVGYQDKTVSFALSNGKANMGTVKMSADGKLGEVVLVGKGIIDLAEDRKTPIAVSTITPEIIKAKAANNDLPELIKSTPSVQNVKGGGYGDGQVFLRGFDQTNTAFLLNGQPINGMEDGKMYWSNWSGVMDIANAIQVQRGLGSSKLAISSVGGTVNIVTKTVDTKEGGFIGGMAANNNYMKTNAYYSTGLMDNGLAVSAMLGHWQGDGYIDGTVGQGQTYFLSLGYKPSEEHVFNFLVTGAPQWHGTSRHQTITKFYDADKLGAQSLSDQLQENRRWSNNYGYYKGELYAGGRNFYHKPIVNLSWDWTIDDKKELSVTGYGSLGRGGFAFGSGIDRNSQGLYDYDGAVDAGKGYTKASVNAHNWYGVLANMNIELNDNLELNIGADGRFYNGQHYRVATDFFGVDSISQENRSIGEYAVKNTQGFNPWGSIPFFSDIARKDRMDRNFSEDINYFGAFGQLEYAKDNYSLFLQGAISNQSHQRHGFWGTTKDVLDQGLGDSEKITNLGYNLKLGGAYNVTDQDKVYTNFGYYSRQPFHDDLFVNNNYSNVTNPLTVDQNQEITGIEAGYKHVGDVQVNANVYYTQWDNRVMNGGGIDNDKDGVDDQFSTVGPISQTHYGAELELMSQLTDKLSVSAYLSLGDWRYGSNGVARTVSDDPANAEKYGDTTQIVYLDGVKVGNVAQTTAGIGLNYEVTKELSMNANYNYYADMYGNTTRVEAFINEDHKGAIKLPSYSTVDLGVRYNVELKNGNSIDVNLNVNNVFDKLYIENIRTNNHIETDSEGQWNGVDVSNQVKWGYGRTWNFGVRYNF
- the rsmI gene encoding 16S rRNA (cytidine(1402)-2'-O)-methyltransferase — translated: MDHYGKLYFVPTPIGNLEDMTFRAIKVLKKADEIYAEDTRTTRKLLNHFEIENNLLSFHLHNEHKLVDSILAKLKQGRTLALVSDAGTPAISDPGFLLSRACVQNYIETECLPGATAFVPALVKSGFPCEKFVFEGFLPPKKGRQSKLLSYQEEKRTIVLYESPHKIAKTVKQIVEFIGPDRQIAICREISKLYEECLRGTAEELAEILATQKLKGEIVLLIAPSSFQFEME